A genomic window from Periweissella cryptocerci includes:
- the hisS gene encoding histidine--tRNA ligase: MAKQSFQKPKGTADLLPGESEKWHYVEETARLLFSDYQYHEIRTPLFESFEVFSRSAGDTSDVVTKEMYDFHDKGDRHVALRPEGTAGVVRAYVENKLYAPEQAKPYKAFYIGPMFRYERPQAGRMRQFHQIGVEAFGADSAALDAEVIAMAVDFFQTLGLTTLKVAINSLGDAETRANYRQALIDFLEPHFDELSDDSKERLHKNPLRVLDSKDEKDQEFVADAPSILDYLTDDAKAHWEKLQTMLDALGIDYEIDSSMVRGLDYYNHTIFEIMTNSKALGRGWTTISGGGRYNGMVEEFGGPETSGIGFGIGLERLMLLLENEDAPLPDVDPLDFYVVNIGEETDVEALKLVQGIRSYGYSAERDYLDRKPKAQFKSADRLNARYVITIGPEELANQTANLKNLANGEEVKITLAQVYTELPDLVDDGGDQLVEVEIVED; the protein is encoded by the coding sequence TGAAAAATGGCACTACGTTGAAGAAACTGCGCGTCTGCTTTTCTCTGATTACCAATACCATGAAATTCGCACGCCATTATTTGAAAGCTTTGAAGTTTTCTCACGTTCAGCGGGGGATACTTCTGACGTTGTTACCAAAGAAATGTACGATTTCCACGATAAGGGTGACCGGCACGTTGCTTTGCGTCCTGAAGGTACAGCCGGAGTTGTGCGCGCATACGTTGAAAACAAATTATATGCACCAGAACAAGCCAAGCCTTACAAAGCGTTCTACATTGGACCGATGTTCCGTTACGAACGTCCACAAGCAGGCCGGATGCGTCAATTCCACCAAATCGGGGTTGAAGCTTTTGGGGCCGATTCAGCGGCTTTGGATGCTGAAGTGATTGCAATGGCGGTTGATTTCTTCCAAACGCTTGGTTTAACAACTTTGAAAGTGGCAATCAACTCACTTGGGGATGCCGAAACTCGCGCTAATTACCGCCAAGCATTGATTGACTTCCTAGAACCACACTTTGATGAATTGAGTGATGATTCAAAGGAACGTTTACACAAGAACCCATTGCGTGTCTTGGATTCTAAAGATGAAAAAGACCAAGAATTTGTTGCCGATGCACCATCAATTTTGGATTACTTAACTGATGACGCAAAAGCGCACTGGGAAAAGCTCCAAACAATGTTAGATGCCTTGGGAATTGATTATGAAATCGACTCATCGATGGTGCGTGGCTTGGATTACTACAACCACACAATTTTTGAAATTATGACGAATTCAAAAGCACTTGGCCGTGGCTGGACTACGATTTCTGGTGGTGGTCGTTATAACGGGATGGTCGAAGAATTTGGTGGCCCCGAAACTTCAGGAATCGGCTTTGGTATCGGACTTGAACGTTTGATGCTCTTGCTCGAAAATGAAGACGCACCATTGCCAGATGTTGATCCACTTGATTTCTACGTTGTTAATATTGGCGAAGAAACGGACGTTGAAGCGTTGAAGCTTGTTCAAGGAATTCGTTCATATGGTTATTCAGCTGAACGCGACTATCTTGACCGCAAGCCAAAAGCGCAATTTAAGTCAGCTGACCGCTTGAACGCGCGTTACGTAATTACGATTGGACCAGAAGAATTGGCCAATCAAACGGCTAACTTGAAGAATTTGGCAAATGGTGAAGAAGTTAAAATCACCTTGGCGCAAGTTTATACAGAATTACCAGATTTAGTGGATGATGGCGGCGACCAATTGGTTGAAGTTGAAATTGTTGAAGATTAA
- the aspS gene encoding aspartate--tRNA ligase: MKRTTYAGLVDESFVGQEVVLKGWVQKRRDLGALIFISLRDREGIVQLVFSEEFSADALKVADEMRSEYVIEIHGMVKARDAKAINADMKTGKIEVEVHEASILAEAKTTPFEIVDGVEASDDLRLKYRYLDLRRPEMQRNLKIRSKVTKATHDFLDEEGFFDIETPYLAKSTPEGARDYLVPSRVYPGSFYALPQSPQLFKQLLMGAGFDRYYQVARAFRDEDLRGDRQPEFTQLDVEMSFMDQEEIQELVGAWVARIMKDAIDVDVQPEDFPVLDWAESMARFGTDKPDLRIAYELKDISPIAAKSAFGVFSGTIENGGVVKGIAVPGGADNYSRKDLDKLTQYIERFGAKGLAWVKVTDDGFNGPVAKFLNDQHDEIVAAMDAKVGDILLFVAAKEKVVAGALDYLRRQTAADLNLIDENKWAFAWVVNWPLFEYQEEDDRWIAAHHPFTMPNVEDLHFLDEGEDPHQAHAQSYDLVLNGYELGSGSIRIHTMDVQEKMLKALGFTNEAAHEAFGFLLDAMEFGFPPLGGIALGLDRLAMLLAGQENIREVIAFPKNASAKDVMSDAPQPVAKQQIVTDLGLTAPVYAENAGQPNMAEE, from the coding sequence ATGAAACGGACCACATATGCCGGTTTAGTTGACGAATCATTCGTTGGCCAAGAAGTAGTTTTGAAGGGTTGGGTACAAAAGCGTCGTGACTTAGGAGCATTGATTTTTATCTCATTGCGTGATCGCGAAGGAATCGTTCAATTAGTATTCTCTGAAGAATTCAGTGCGGATGCCTTGAAGGTTGCCGATGAAATGCGTTCAGAATACGTCATCGAAATTCACGGGATGGTGAAGGCACGTGACGCCAAGGCAATCAATGCTGATATGAAGACGGGTAAAATCGAAGTTGAAGTTCACGAAGCTTCAATTTTAGCTGAAGCCAAGACGACGCCATTTGAAATTGTTGATGGAGTTGAAGCTTCTGATGATTTACGTTTGAAGTATCGTTACCTTGATTTGCGTCGTCCAGAAATGCAACGCAACTTGAAGATTCGTTCAAAAGTAACAAAGGCCACGCACGATTTCTTGGATGAAGAGGGTTTCTTCGATATTGAAACGCCATACTTGGCTAAATCAACGCCAGAAGGTGCCCGTGATTACTTGGTACCTTCACGGGTTTACCCAGGTTCATTCTATGCATTGCCACAATCACCACAATTATTTAAACAATTGTTGATGGGTGCCGGCTTTGATCGTTACTATCAAGTGGCACGCGCCTTCCGTGATGAAGACTTACGTGGTGACCGCCAACCAGAATTTACGCAACTTGATGTGGAAATGTCATTCATGGATCAAGAAGAAATCCAAGAACTCGTCGGTGCATGGGTTGCACGGATTATGAAGGATGCCATCGATGTTGATGTGCAACCAGAAGATTTCCCAGTGTTGGATTGGGCAGAATCAATGGCACGTTTTGGTACCGACAAGCCCGACTTGCGTATCGCTTACGAACTTAAAGATATCTCACCAATTGCCGCTAAATCAGCCTTTGGCGTGTTCAGTGGTACAATCGAAAACGGCGGGGTTGTAAAGGGGATTGCTGTCCCTGGTGGTGCCGACAACTATTCACGTAAAGACCTCGACAAGTTGACCCAATACATCGAACGTTTCGGTGCCAAGGGACTTGCATGGGTGAAGGTGACTGATGATGGTTTCAACGGACCGGTGGCCAAATTCTTGAACGACCAGCACGATGAAATTGTCGCTGCGATGGACGCTAAAGTTGGTGACATCTTGCTTTTCGTTGCGGCCAAGGAAAAAGTTGTTGCTGGTGCATTGGATTACTTGCGTCGTCAAACGGCAGCTGACCTCAACTTGATTGATGAAAACAAGTGGGCATTTGCCTGGGTTGTGAACTGGCCATTGTTTGAATACCAAGAAGAAGACGATCGTTGGATTGCGGCCCACCACCCATTCACGATGCCTAACGTTGAAGATTTACACTTCTTGGACGAAGGCGAAGACCCACACCAAGCGCACGCACAATCATATGATTTGGTCTTGAATGGTTACGAACTTGGTTCTGGTTCAATCCGTATCCACACAATGGACGTCCAAGAAAAAATGCTGAAGGCCCTTGGCTTCACTAACGAAGCAGCGCACGAAGCATTCGGTTTCTTGTTGGATGCCATGGAATTTGGATTCCCACCATTGGGCGGAATCGCCCTTGGACTTGATCGCTTGGCAATGCTCTTGGCTGGTCAAGAAAACATCCGTGAAGTGATTGCGTTCCCTAAGAATGCCTCTGCAAAGGACGTTATGAGCGATGCGCCACAACCAGTTGCTAAACAACAAATTGTGACAGATCTTGGTTTGACAGCACCAGTTTACGCTGAAAATGCTGGTCAACCTAATATGGCTGAAGAATAA
- a CDS encoding RNase H family protein, which translates to MVTKKKHWMAIFNGTHEGIFERNELPTPSNAWIVGRSFATQVSFDTKKEAQLWLDKQITTYVKSANFKSNIKRDAAGHAVVNETKSQPIKETASPMIADVNELTVRDKKKRNNFKQFMHKATTLLHSLRPSVRIANAKELQIKSQPFVADLAQAEAIPSPNPNTIFLITDGKGSNGDSSEKGIGILGYMLMDGIARDVEITASYEPNSTTQELLAIIAGLNAIPVNKRHKNLTICTDRLDFITRVNTFQLDDWYNTSPRPNITNKELWAELYELLQLFSSVRWMKVTSHENPRNKFVHDNLNKYATLLRSGERIIAK; encoded by the coding sequence ATGGTCACTAAAAAGAAACATTGGATGGCAATATTTAACGGAACTCACGAGGGCATATTCGAAAGAAACGAACTACCAACCCCTAGCAATGCTTGGATAGTGGGGCGTTCATTTGCAACCCAAGTTAGTTTTGATACTAAAAAAGAAGCTCAACTTTGGCTTGATAAGCAGATTACAACGTATGTTAAGTCCGCGAATTTCAAATCGAATATCAAGCGCGATGCCGCTGGTCATGCAGTGGTGAATGAGACTAAATCGCAACCAATTAAAGAAACTGCATCACCAATGATTGCTGATGTAAATGAATTAACCGTACGTGATAAGAAAAAACGTAATAACTTTAAGCAATTCATGCATAAAGCGACCACCTTGCTTCATTCGCTCCGGCCTTCAGTACGCATTGCAAACGCCAAAGAGTTGCAAATCAAATCGCAACCATTCGTAGCGGATTTAGCGCAAGCTGAAGCTATTCCAAGTCCAAACCCAAATACTATCTTCCTTATCACGGACGGTAAAGGTTCAAATGGTGACTCGAGCGAAAAAGGAATTGGCATTTTAGGCTATATGTTAATGGATGGTATCGCACGCGATGTAGAAATTACCGCATCATATGAACCGAATTCCACAACGCAAGAACTACTAGCAATCATTGCTGGGTTGAACGCCATTCCTGTCAACAAGCGGCACAAAAATTTAACCATTTGTACCGATCGCCTAGATTTCATTACGCGCGTGAACACATTTCAGCTTGATGATTGGTACAACACATCCCCACGTCCCAATATTACCAATAAAGAACTATGGGCTGAACTTTATGAATTGTTGCAACTCTTTTCAAGTGTCCGCTGGATGAAAGTTACGTCACACGAAAACCCTCGCAACAAATTTGTTCATGATAATTTGAACAAATATGCGACATTATTGAGATCTGGCGAAAGAATCATCGCAAAGTGA
- a CDS encoding helix-turn-helix domain-containing protein, with product MKKTTFIKNARVAAHLTSDQMSELLNYSRVQYSRMENGKTPIPDNVLFKLPEITNVSSEEIREKILIPQNGYLPIIYKHNIEDDALIYSNKYVNLYKEQRANGIVNPLDFKEVLNKVTKYHPYHDILINEKITIGYSPLGGTFWIQKGETVFDTFKTSFFPTDCLNYIYSFDLRSTGLVDCDTACKFLFYLYQRNATFYISSEVWRKTFKIRTYDAFVEKLCQLMQDEENRIHALSKKYEEKND from the coding sequence ATGAAAAAAACAACTTTTATTAAAAATGCCAGAGTTGCTGCGCATCTCACATCAGATCAAATGTCAGAGTTACTCAATTATTCTCGCGTACAATACAGTAGGATGGAAAATGGTAAAACACCGATCCCAGATAATGTACTTTTCAAACTGCCCGAAATTACCAATGTTAGCTCCGAGGAGATTCGTGAAAAAATATTGATACCACAAAATGGCTATTTGCCAATTATTTACAAACACAACATTGAAGATGACGCTCTCATTTACTCAAATAAATATGTGAACCTTTATAAAGAGCAGCGTGCAAATGGCATTGTTAATCCCCTTGATTTTAAAGAAGTTCTAAACAAAGTAACCAAATACCACCCATATCATGACATTCTCATAAATGAAAAAATCACAATCGGCTATAGTCCACTTGGCGGTACTTTTTGGATTCAAAAAGGAGAAACAGTATTTGATACATTTAAAACAAGCTTCTTCCCAACCGATTGTCTTAATTATATTTACAGTTTCGACCTCCGTTCAACAGGACTTGTTGACTGTGATACTGCGTGCAAGTTTCTATTTTACCTATACCAAAGGAATGCCACATTTTATATTTCATCGGAAGTTTGGCGTAAAACCTTTAAAATCAGAACATACGATGCATTTGTAGAAAAATTGTGTCAGCTGATGCAAGACGAAGAAAATCGTATACACGCCCTCTCAAAGAAATATGAGGAGAAAAATGACTAA
- a CDS encoding ArsR/SmtB family transcription factor: MNEKQALALQEFNRASELFSVLAEPTRQQIIVLLGIEHAGLNVKQITAEMRLSRPAVSHHLKELSRVGMIQATKKGTENIYQLKLTESLNQFEYLIDVIRESCKSAIAEEETL, translated from the coding sequence ATGAACGAAAAACAAGCACTAGCCTTGCAGGAATTTAACCGCGCAAGTGAGTTGTTCAGCGTCTTGGCTGAACCAACGCGCCAACAAATAATTGTTTTATTAGGAATTGAGCATGCCGGGCTCAATGTGAAGCAGATTACCGCCGAAATGCGCTTATCACGGCCAGCGGTTTCACACCACTTGAAGGAATTAAGTCGGGTGGGAATGATTCAAGCAACTAAAAAAGGTACGGAAAATATTTATCAACTAAAACTGACTGAATCGTTAAATCAATTTGAATATTTAATTGATGTCATTCGGGAGTCGTGTAAGAGCGCAATTGCAGAAGAGGAAACATTATGA
- a CDS encoding NADP-dependent oxidoreductase, with translation MKAQLIRRYGKNEKVIINEVAMPIVGDNDVLVAIKAASVNPVDFKTRNGMTKGIMKIAFPMTMGNDFAGEVTAVGAQVTQFKLGDRVYGRPRTTRTGTYAEYIAVNEAELALMPTNLSFEEAASIPLVGLTSYQALTEQLNIQAGDKLFIPSGAGGVGTIAIQIAHLLGARVATTASEKSMATLAPFNPEVVIDYRKQDFSEVLHDYDAIYDTRGGDDLVKSVKILAPHKAVATVAGMPDRKWAQAAKLPLSKQLMIGAMSRKATQAAKKAQAEYKFFFMRPSGEQLAQLTTWLEAGKIVPVIDRVFDFADAQAALDYVEAGHAHGKVIIKIN, from the coding sequence ATGAAAGCACAACTAATTCGCCGTTATGGCAAAAATGAAAAAGTCATTATTAATGAAGTCGCCATGCCGATTGTTGGCGACAATGACGTTCTAGTTGCCATCAAAGCCGCCAGTGTTAATCCTGTCGATTTTAAAACACGCAACGGTATGACCAAAGGTATCATGAAAATCGCCTTCCCAATGACGATGGGGAATGATTTTGCTGGGGAAGTAACCGCAGTTGGGGCACAAGTTACGCAGTTTAAACTTGGTGATCGGGTTTATGGGCGACCACGGACGACGCGCACTGGAACATATGCAGAATACATCGCGGTTAATGAGGCGGAACTTGCATTGATGCCCACTAACTTGAGTTTTGAAGAAGCCGCCTCGATTCCATTAGTTGGTTTGACTTCATATCAAGCGCTGACCGAACAACTAAACATTCAAGCGGGTGATAAATTATTTATTCCCAGTGGTGCCGGTGGTGTTGGTACAATCGCCATTCAAATCGCCCATCTGTTGGGTGCCCGCGTCGCAACAACTGCCAGCGAAAAATCAATGGCGACGCTAGCTCCATTTAATCCAGAAGTGGTGATTGACTACCGGAAACAAGATTTTAGTGAAGTGCTGCACGATTATGATGCCATCTATGATACTCGGGGTGGTGATGACTTAGTCAAAAGTGTCAAAATTTTAGCGCCACATAAAGCTGTCGCAACGGTGGCGGGAATGCCTGATCGCAAATGGGCGCAAGCTGCCAAGCTCCCACTCAGCAAGCAGCTAATGATTGGGGCAATGAGTCGGAAAGCCACGCAAGCTGCTAAAAAAGCCCAAGCGGAGTATAAATTTTTCTTCATGCGCCCAAGTGGTGAGCAACTAGCTCAATTAACCACGTGGCTTGAAGCCGGCAAGATTGTGCCAGTAATCGACCGCGTTTTTGATTTCGCCGATGCCCAAGCCGCACTAGATTACGTCGAAGCAGGGCATGCACATGGTAAAGTGATTATTAAAATTAATTAG
- a CDS encoding thiamine-binding protein, with the protein MNSSIAIQILPIVEDKNEVIRIVDEVIAYIDGTGVNYQVGAFETTLEGDYDQLMDILKNIPLVGTKAGADSVMTYVKINYQAAGDVLTIAKKTDKYR; encoded by the coding sequence ATGAATTCAAGTATTGCGATCCAAATTTTGCCAATTGTGGAAGATAAGAACGAAGTGATTCGGATTGTCGATGAAGTGATTGCTTATATTGATGGCACGGGAGTAAATTACCAAGTGGGGGCATTTGAAACGACGCTCGAAGGTGATTACGATCAACTGATGGATATTTTGAAAAACATTCCACTAGTTGGTACCAAGGCCGGCGCTGACTCAGTTATGACTTATGTAAAAATTAATTATCAAGCAGCCGGTGATGTCTTAACAATCGCCAAAAAGACCGACAAATATCGTTAA